The nucleotide sequence CGGCAGCGCGAGGTTCATCACGCCCACCTGCACGACCGGGTCGGGCGGCCGACCGGCGCCCGGCACCCGCGCAGCCGTGGCCTCCGCGAGGGCACGTACCGCCGCGAGCTCGGGGTTGGAGCGCTCGGCGGCCCGCAGCGCCTCCGCGAGCGTCAGGATCGGGGCCGTCTGCGCCTCACTCCGCGCGGGAAGCGCCAGGAGCGGGAGCGTGACGGCCAACGTCGTCAGCACCTTCATGGAATGTCTCCGTCGTGCACGTGCCCTCCCGCGCGCGGCGCGCACGGGCGGATCAGATCAGGACGCGGAGCGCCCCGGGATCCGGAATTCGCTGGACGTGGGGCCGGACGCGGGTGGCGTCCGGACGTGCACTCAGGCTCGAGGCGGGCGGAACAGGGGGTGGGGGTCCAACGCGGGCAGGGCGGGAGCCGGCTCGGGAGCCCGAGCCTCCGCGTGGGCGAGCTGCATCGGCAGGCGCATCTCGGGTGCCGGGAGGACCGGAGGCAGCGTACACCCGCTGCCGGGAGCCCCGGCGCCGAAGGGACAGGCGGCCCTTTCGCCATGATCCGACTCGTGGTCGGCGGCCGCCGGGGAATCCGCGGCGGAGGCGTGACCCTGGTGGGTCTCCGACGCCGGCACCGACGTGGCCGTCATGGACGTCGACGGCATGGCGTCGCACATACGGCCGAACCACACTCCCGCCCAGACGGGCACGAGGAGGGTGCCGACCGCGAGGATCGCCAGCGCGCGACGAAGGGACCGGTCCATGGGGGAAGCGTAGCGGGGTGGGCGCGGAGATGGAAGCGCTGATCCGCGACCTCGAAGGCGGCAGGTAAGGGACCTCCCGGCCGCCCGCCTCAGACGTCCCGGTAGATCTCCGCGCCCGACTCCACGAACTCGCGCGCCTTCTCGTCCAGACCCGCCTCGATGGCGTGCACCGTCTCCAGCCCCTTGGCCCGCGCGTAGTCGCGCACGTCCTGCGTGATGCGCATCGAGCAGAACTTGGGCCCGCACATCGAACAGAAGTGCGCCACCTTGGAGGATTCCTTGGGCAGCGTCTGGTCGTGGAACTCGCGGGCACGCTCGGGATCCAGCGCGAGGTTGAACTGGTCGTTCCAGCGGAACTCGAAGCGTGCCTTGGACAGGGCGTTGTCGCGGATCTGCGCGCCGGGATGCCCCTTGGCCAGGTCGGCCGCGTGGGCCGCGATGCGGTACGTCACGATGCCTTCCCGGACGTCGTGCTTGTCGGGCAGCCCCAGGTGCTCCTTCGGGGTGACATAGCACAGCATGGCCGTGCCGTACCACCCGATCATGGCGGCTCCGATCCCCGACGTGATGTGGTCGTACCCGGGCGCGATGTCCGTGGTCAAGGGCCCCAGCGTGTAGAAGGGCGCTTCGTCACACCATTCGAGCTGCTTGGCCATGTTCTCCTGGATCATGTGCATGGGCACGTGTCCCGGGCCTTCGTTCATGACCTGCACGTCGAACGCCCATGCGCGTCGGGTCAGCTCACCCTGGGTCTTCAGCTCCGCGAACTGGGCCTCGTCGTTGGCGTCCGCGATCGAGCCGGGTCGGAGCCCGTCGCCGATCGAGAAGGACACGTCGTAGGCCGCCATGATCTCGCAGATGTCGTCCCAGTGCGTGTACAGGAAGTTCTCGCGGTGGTGGGCCAGACACCACTTGGCGATGATCGAACCGCCGCGCGAGACGATGCCGGTGGTGCGCACGGCCGTGAGCGGCACGTAGCGCAGCAGCACGCCCGCATGGATCGTGAAGTAGTCCACACCCTGCTCGGCCTGCTCGATCAGCGTGTCGCGGAAGATCTCCCAGGTGAGCTCCTCGGGCACGCCGCCCACCTTCTCCAGCGCTTGATAGATGGGCACGGTACCGACGGGCACGGGGCAGTTGCGCAGGATCCACTCCCGGGTCTCGTGGATGTTCTTCCCCGTGGACAGGTCCATCAGGGTGTCGGCGCCCCAGCGCGTGGCCCACACCATCTTCTCCACCTCCTCGGCGATCGAGGAGGTGACGGCGGAGTTCCCGATGTTCGCGTTGATCTTCACCTTGAAGTTGCGGCCGATGATCATCGGCTCCAGCTCCGGGTGGTTCACGTTCGCCGGGAGGATGGCCCGGCCGCGGGCGATCTCGTCCCGCACGAACTCGGGTGTGATCACGTCCGGCACGCGGGCGCCGAAGGGCTGGCCCGGATGCTGCGCGACCAGGCGCGCCCCCGACTCCGTGGCGGCCACCCGCTCGCGCAGCTCCGCGATCCGCTGGCTCTCCCGCACGGCCACATACTCCATCTCCGGCGTGACCACACCGGCGCGTGCGTAGTGCATCTGTGTGACGCGCCGGCCCGCACGAGCGCGGCGGGGCGTCCGCCGCAGCTGGAAGTGGAGGTGACGCAGGTCCGGATCGCTCCCCCGCTCCTGCCCGTAGCGACTCGTGGGTCCGTCCAGCGTCTCCGTGTCCGCGCGCTCTTCGATCCATCCCTGGCGCAGCGCGGGAAGCCCCCGGGTCAGATCGATGGCGGCGTCCGGGTCGGTGTAGGGGCCCGAGGTGTCGTAGAGCGTGACCGGCGGGTTCTCCTCGGCGCCGAAGGAGGACGGGGTCGGGTCCAGCTCCACCTCGCGCATGGCCACGAGGAGATCCGGACGACTGCCCGGGACGTGGATCTTGCGGGAGCGGGGAAAAGGACGCGTCACCTCTTCGTTGAGCGCGGTGACGTGGTCGAGAACGTGGGTGTCGCGCGACATGCGGAGCCTCGCTTCCCTACGCCGGTGCGAGCCGGTTCAGGTTCGAAGGGTGTGATCTCAGCCCCGGTGGATCCGAGGCACCCCCAGCAGGTCCAACCTAAGGGGACGACGCCTTCGCGTCAGCCGCACGCCGCTCGCGCCACGCGCCCAGGGAGGTGAGGGCCAGGATCAGGGCCGTGAGGGGAAGCACGAAGAACAGCAGCGCGGCCCGGTAGCCGCCGAAGAGGGCGTGTCCGGTGGCGTCGAGGATCAGATACAGCAGGTAGACGCCGTAGTACAGCACGAAGACCACGCCCTCCCGGCGTGAGATCTCGAGCCGGGTGAGGAAGATCGGGAAGCAGGCCACGGCCACGCCCAGCAGCACCGGGAAGTCGAAGGCGAGGACGGGATCCGGCACGTCGATGCCGCCGGACTGGATCGTCGCCGTGCCTCCGAGCACGAACAGCAGGTTGAACAGGTTGCTTCCGAGCACGTTGCCGACGGCGATGTCGATCTGGCCGCGCAGGCTGGCGACGACCGACGTGGCGAGCTCCGGCAGCGAGGTGCCGCCGGCGACGATGGTCAGGCCGATCAGCAGCGGGGAGACGCCCCAGCTCTCGGCGATGCGGACGGCCCCCCACACGAGTGCCCGGGAGCCGCCGACCAGGAGCACCAACCCGCCCAGGACCAGGAGCACCGAGACCCGCATGGGAGCGCCCGGCGCGCGGGCGGAGGAGGCCGCCGGGTCCACGGCGGCCGCGGGGACGTGCCCCGGTATCGGCCGGGCAGCTTCGCCGGCTCCGCTCTCCCTCTCCTCGCCGGTCCCTTCCACCGCGGCGGTCGTGCCGGCCTCCTCCTCCGTGGATCCCAGCATGAACAGGGAGTATCCGACCATCCCCAGCAGCAGCAGGATGCCGTCGGCGCGGGAGACGACGTGGTCGATCGCGAGCGTGTAGGCGCCGACGGACGCCACCAGCACGAGCGGCACCTCGAAGCGGACCAGGCTGGCCTGCACCCGCAGCGGGGCGAAGGTCGCGGCCAGCCCGAGGATGAGGAGGGTGTTGAAGACGTTGCTCCCCAGCACGTTGCCCAGACCGACCGACCCCTGGCCCGCGAACGCCGCCTGGAGGTTCACGGCCAGCTCGGGTGCGCTGGTGCCGAAGGCGACCACGGTCAGACCGATGACCAGCGGCGTGACCCCGAAGCGGGCCGCCAGACGGCTCGCCCCCCGAACCAGCACCTCGGCACCGAGGACCAGGACCACGAGACCCAGGCCCACCATCGCGAACGCCATTCCCATGGCGCGCCTGTACCCCGCTGTCGCACGGGGATTCCTCGGAACGCGCGGGCTGGATGCGACGAAGGCCCCGGCGGATGCCGGGGCCTTCGAAACCTCTGCTCCTGCGCGGACGTCACCGCCCGGCAGGCGACCGGTCACTCAGGCATCGAGCGGACCTGCATCGAGAGGGAGTACATCGCGGGCCATCCGCCGAAGAGCATTCGCCGCACGAATGTTTCCTTCACCCTCGGCACGGCCGGCCGCTCGAAGCAGGTACCGGATTCGGTCTTCAGTCTTCATCATCCTCCTCCCCGCCCCTCGCATCGGTTCCAGTCCCACCCGGGGCGTCCGTCCTTCGTCCGCCTCGGATGACCCGACGATGCACCCGGTTCCTACGTTCGACGTGTGCGTCCGGTTTCAGGCCCACGAGTGACTCGACCCAACCTCGTCCCGGGCCCCATCTGCACCGTCACTTCCTTGGATACGCCGGCGGCCGGATTGGTTGCCGTGCGTCCGGCTCGCCCGGCGGCGCCGCTTGGCACGCGCCAGCCCCGCCCGCCCGGCGGTGGAGGCGGCGGGACGGGGCCGAGGCGGACGCGCCTTGCGCGTCGTGTGGTCCTGGCACGACAGCGCCCGCGCGCCCCTGCCCACCGGCACTTCGTGACGGGCGCGAGGGGAGGGCGTCCGCCGGGCGGACCGGGCGGCCCGTGGACCCGATGGCGTAACCCGCACTCCACCAGGAGGTTGCGCGATCGGCACCGCCGACCGCCTCTCCCGTTCTGGACGCCGCGCACCCTGGCAGATCGCGGCACGGATGTGGCAGGATGCCCGAACCGCCCGAGGCGGTCGGTCCACATCGGTCGCTCGCACTCCACACCCGGATTCCCCCGGCCCCCCCACGGGACCAGGGTCAACTTCCAGGGTCTTATGCTTCAGGAACGTGGTTCGTTCGGCCGACGTGGCTTCAGCGTCCTCGAGACGCTGACGGCCCTCTCCATCGGCGTCGTGCTCGTCTCCCTCTCCGTCCGCGCCTCGACGCCCGTGCGCGAGAACGTGGCCGTCCAATCGGCCGATCAGGCCTTCCGCGGCATGTTGGCCCGGGCCCGCTCCCAGGCCATCGAGCGGGGCGAGAATGCCGTGCTCCACCTGGACGCGGGCGGCGACAGCGTCTGGATCGAGCGCGGCAACCAGGTCGTCGAGGGATTCCGGTTCGATCACGAGCTGGGCGTCGACGTGCAGACCGCGGGCAGCGTGGATCTGTGCATGACGCCTCGCGGAACCGCCGATCCCACCTGCGGGACCGGCACGGTGATGACGATCCGCTTCCAGCGGGGCGCTGCGAGCAGCGCCCTGCAGGTGCTCCCGCTCGGTCAGATCATCGGGACATGAGGGCGCACGGCACCGCATCCCCGGATCGCGGCGGCTCCCAGGCGGGCTTCACGCTACTGGAGCTCATGGTGGGCCTCGTGCTCTTCTCGTTCGGCACGCTGGGACTGGCCGCGATGACGGTGGGGCTGCAGCGGCAGACCACGCTGGCCCAGCTCCGGACGGAACGGACCGCGGCCGTGGTCGCCGCGGTGGAGCGGGTCCGGTCGTTCGACTTCGATTCCCTGACGGCGGGCTCGCAGGCCGCGGGTCCGTACAAGGTCAGCTGGTCGGTGGCGCCGACCGGCCGGTATGTGAAGCAGGTGCGCGTGATCACGGTCGGCCCGGGGCTCGCGTACGGGCCGCAGGGCGCGTTCGTGGATCCGGCCCGTGCCGACACCCTCGACTACCCGGTGCTCAAGCCGTGAACCGATCCGGCTTCTCCCTCGTCGAGCTCCTCGTGGTGTCGGCGGTGGGCGGGCTGCTGCTCGTCGGCGTGTACGGCACGCTGGCCGCGCAGCGCCACGCCTTCACGCTCCAGAGCAGCCAGGTGGAGACGCAGCAGTCGGCGCGCGCAGGACTCGACGTGCTGCTCACCGAGCTGCGCTCCCTCAGCCCGGGTGGCGGAGACGTGGTCTCCATGGACGACGACTCCATCACGGTGCGGGTCATGCGCACGGCCGGGCTGATCTGCGATGTCACCTACGGGGGCACGCCCGTCCTCACGGCCCTCCCGGTGGGTGCGCCGTTCCGGCCGGGCGACTCGCTGTTCGTCTTCGCGGACGGCGATCGCGACGTCGCCGCCGACGATGCCTGGATCGCCGCTCGCGCCGGCCCCGTGGACACGCTCGGGGTCTGCAACGGCGCGGTCGCGCAGCGGATCGACCTCCCCGGCGCGGGTCCGGCCTTCGCCGCCGATTCGGTCCGCTCCGGCGGTCTGGTCCGGGCGTTCGAGTGGCGCTCCTATGGGCTGGGGCTCTATGGCGGGCACACCTACCTGGGCACCTGGACGCCGGGGACCAGCTTCACGCCGCTCGTGGGTCCCCTCGACGCCACGGCCGGCCCCGCCCTGCGGCTCGACTACTACGACGCGCTCGGCAATCCGGCGCTGACGCCATCCGCCGTGCACCGCATCGATGTGCTGGTCCGCGCCGCGTCCCCGGCCATCACGGCCGCGGGCGCGCCGCTCGTGGACTCGCTCGTGGCCACCGTCTTCTCGCGCAACTGATGCCGATGACCGCCGCCGTTCCCGCCTGCGCGCCCCGCGATCGCTCGGACCGGCGCGGCTTCGTGCTGCCGGCCGCGCTACTGGCGATCGTGATCCTGACCATCGTCACCACGGCCGGCTTCTTCTCCGTGCAGCAGGAATCGCGGATCGGGGCCTCGGGGGAGCGGGCCGCGAAGGCACTCTACCTGGCCGAGCAGGGACTCACCGAGGTCCTGGGCGGGTGGAGCAACGCCTCGGCGTCCGCCCTGCCGGTCTGGGGCACGGCGCAGTTCGCGGACACGACCTCCGCCGGCATCTGGTCGGTGACGCTCACACGGGGCAGCGAACGCATCTTCTACCTGGACGCCACGGGCACGGTGACCGACGGCGGCGTGTTGTACACGGGCGCCCAGCGCCGGATCGGGATGGCCGCGCGCATGAGCCTGCCTCGCCTGGACCCGCGGGCGGCGGTCACGACCACCGTGAACGTGTCCGTGCAAGGGCAGGCGGAGGTGCACGGGGAGGATCAGATCCCTCCCGGGTGGGGGGGGGTCTGCAGCGGCACGCTCGCGAACCGCGGCGGGGTCCTCATGCAGGACACGACCACGGTGTCGAACGGCGGTCAGAGCCAGCTGACCGGAGCCCCACCGCTCCTCGAGGATCCGACGCTCGGACAGCACACCTTCACCCAGTTCGGGGACATGGATTGGCCGGAGCTGGTGTCGCTGGCGTCCAAGGTGTACGGGGGCGGATCCCTCGCCCGGTTCGGGGCCCAGCTCGACCCGGTCGGGGGCTGCGACTACGGACACACACAGAACTGGGGCGATCCCGAGAATCCGGGCGCGCCCTGCGGTGGGTACTTCCCCGTCGTCTATATCGCCGGAGACGCCACGCTGCAGTCGGGGACCCGGGGACAGGGCATCCTGCTGGTGGAGGGAGACCTGGTCGTCCGTGGGGACGTGCTCTTCAACGGCCTGGTGATCGCGCAGGGTGCGTACGACGCGGAGGGTGCCGACAACCGCATCTACGGCGCCGTGATGGCCAACAACGTGGACATCGAGCAGACGAGCACGCTCGGGCGGTCGGGTGTCGACTACTCGAGCTGCGCCGTGGAGCGCGCGCTGCTCAACGCGACGGAGCTCGATCGCGCGCGTCCACTGTCGCAGCGGGCGTGGGTGGATCTTTCGGCGCTACCGGCGAGCTGAGCCGCACCACCCGGCTCGCCATCCGGTTCATCCGCAGCTCGATCCCACCGGGGCCCGGTCGGCTGCGCATCGCGACCAGCGTGACCCAGCCGAGCCCGCTGACGGTGATGCCGAGCGGCACCAGCACCATCCCCGCGAGGATCCCGAAGCTTCCGGCGGCGAAGACCATCACGCCGAACCCCAGGATCGCCAACCCCGCCAGCCCCAGCCCGAGCGCGCCCAGGCCGAACAGCGCCCGGAGCGCCCGTGCACCTGCGCCGTCCCCGCCGTGCTTGTGCACCAGGATCACGCCGAGAAGCAGCGCGAAGCCCGCCCAGATGAGCCGCTCCAGGGGCGACGCCAGGAAGATGGCCACGACCGCGAAGGCGGCCGCGACTTCGAGGACGTACCAGCGGAACATCGCACGCAGGAGATCCATGGCACCGGTGGGCTGGACCGGTCCGTCGCAGCGCGGCTACGCCCGCGGGAGTCGGTCGCCACCTGGCGCCGTTGCAAGGCGGGCGCCGTGATGGACCCGTGCCACTGCAGAGCGCGCCCTTGCGGATCGCGCGCCCGACGTCAGCCGGTGTCCAGGGCCTGCAGCCGCGCCAGCACGTCGGTGCGCCGCTCCTCCGCTTCGTCGAGGCCGTAGAACGTCGCAGACGGCAGGATCAGCTCGTACAGGCGAAGCGCCCGGATCCAGGCACCGTGCGCGGTGTCCGGATCTCCGGCGGCGTCCGCGCCGAGACCCTGGATGTAGAGCGCCTCCGCCAACACCCAGGCGCGGGTCGGATCGACCTCGCCGCCGCCGAGGATCATCAGCTCCAGCGTCTCCGGAGAGGCCCGGAGCGCCAGGTCGGCGTCCAGGCCCACGCCCTGCAGGGCGCGATCCAGCTCCGCGCGTACCTCGGCGGGGTCGACCGGCCCTTCCAGGATCCGCCGACGCAGCTCCGCCAGCGCCCGTCCCATCTGCTCGATGAGACGCAGGATGTAGTCACGCTGGGGCACGGATCCGCTACCGGCGTCCGGTCCAGCCGGGCCCACGCAGGGCCCGTCCCGGCGTGGCTCCCGTGTGGCTGCCGTCGCGCACCACCGGGACGCCGTTGACGAGCACGTGCAGGATGCCCGTCGAAAGCTGATGGGGATCCTCGTAGGTGGCACGATCCGACACGGTCTCGGGATCGAACACCACGATGTCGGCGAAGAACCCCTCCGTCAGCAGCCCCCGGTCGCGGATCCGGAGCCGCGTGGCCACGGCGGACGACATCTTGCGCACCGCGTCCTCGAGCGGCAGGACGCCTTCGTCGCGCACGTAGCGGCCCAGGATCCGCGTGAAGGTCCCATAGGCCCGCGGATGCACCAGGCCATCGGCCGCGTCGGGATCGACGCCGCTCGCGTCGGTCCCGAACTTGATCCACGGCTGCTGCAGCTGCAGACGCACGTTGTCTTCGTCCATCATGAAGAAGATCGTGCCGATCCTCTGCTCCTCGGACAGCACGAGATCCATGGCGGTGTCGATCCAGTCGCTGCCCATCATCGTCGCCACCTCCGCGAGCCGGCGCCCGACCAGGCCGCGGTTGCCCTCGCGCTCGAAGCCGAGGAGCAGGACGCCTTCCGGCGTCGCCAGCTCGCAGAGGTTCTCCCAGCTGCCGTCGTTGGCCCGGATCTCTTCGCGGATCCGCGCCCGCACGTTCTGGTCGCGCAGGTTCTGGAGGAGCCGCCCGTCCGCCGAGACCCACGGCGGAAAGCAGGCGGTCAGCCCGGTCCCGCCCGCCACGTACGGGTACATGTCCGCCTGGACGTCGAGGCCGGCCGCACGCGCCGAGTCGATCCGCGCGATGGCGGCCGCGGCTTTGCCCCAGTTCCGGCGGCCCGCTGCCTTCAGGTGGTAGATCTCGACCGGGACGCCACCGCGTCGGCCGATCTCGATGGCTTCGTCGATGGCCTCCAGCAGTCGATCCGCCTCGGAGCGCATGTGGGTGATGTAGAGGCCCCCGTACGGTGCCATGGCCCGCGCCAGCAGCGTGAGCTCTTCGGTGCCGGCGAAGTTGCCCGGCGGATAGATCAGGGCGGACGCGAGCCCGAAGGCGCCGTCGCGCATGGCATCACGCACCGCCTCCTGCATGGCCTCCATCTCGGATTGGCTGGCCGCGCCCATGGCCAGCCCGCGCCCGAACGTCCGGATGGTGCTGGCGCCGACGAAGGAGCCGACGTTGGTGGAGACTCCGTGCTCCTCGATGGCGCGTAGCCAGGCGTCGAAGCCACGCGGCCCCTCGAAGCGGCGCAGGCGGGCCACGGCCGCGCTGTCGCGGACGCCCCCCGCCTCGAGGATGCGCTCGTTGACCGGCGCGTCGGTGCTGCCCTCGCCGAGGATCTCCGTGGTCACGCCCTGCGTCACCTTGCTCACGAGGCGCCCGTCGCCCCGTAGCACCGCGGACCGCGACTGGCCCTGGATATCGATGAAGCCCGGTGCCACCACGAGCCCCGTGGCGTCGATGCGGTCGCGCGCCGCCACGTTGCGCAGCATTCCCGGCGGCGCCACGCGCACGATCCGATCGCCACGCACGGCCACGTCGCCATGGAACCAGGCAGCTCCCGTTCCGTCCACGATCCGTCCGCCTTCGATGACCAGATCGTAGCTGCCCCCACCGCTACGGGGCGCCGAAGTCTGCGCGGGATCGGAGCCCACGCCCATGGCGGCGCACGCGGACAGGAGGAGCAGGACCGGGAAGAGCGCGAAGCGCCGGAGAGGAGCGTTCATCGGAAGGGCGGCTGGGGAGTCCGGTTCGTGGTCCCCGCACTATCGACCTGCGGGGCGGCCTTCGGCAACCCTGCGGACCGCGGGTGACCCCTTCCGAGCGTCTTCTGCGCCAGTGGGCATGAGGACCCCCGATCGCTCCCCCCTCCCCCCGCGGTCCTCCGAACATCCCGTGCGCCCGCACCGTCTGGAGGGACGAACCCATGGCGACATACCGCGACATCGTTCCGGTCAAGAAGAAGGTCGAAGACGAGCTCCTGGCCCGCCCCGGCGTCACCGGCGTGGACGTGGGCACGAAGATCAAAGGCGGCGAGGATACCGGACAGCTCGCCATCCGGGTCTACGTCGCCGAGAAGAAGGACGTCTCGGCCAAACAGAAGATCCCGGCCGAGGTGGAGGGCATCCCGACCGACGTCATCCAGCTCACGTTCAAGCCCACCCCGGCCATGCAGCGCCTGACGGAGTTCGGGCCGCAGGTGGACGCGACGCAGTACGCCACCCTGGAAGGCGGCATGAGCATCGGGCCCTGCCGTTCGCTCTATCTCGAGCCGCCCGAGGTGCCGACCGCGGGCAACTATGTCTTCGTGGGTACGCTCGGCTGCATCGTGGAAGACGTGGCGAGCGGGGACGCGATGATGCTCACCAACTTCCACGTCGCTGCGCTCGACAACGGGTGGACCGTGGGAGACACCATCGCGCAGCCGGGTGTGCCCGACGGCGGCAGTTGCCCGACGGACGTCACCGGCACGCTGCAGCGCGCCGTGATCGCGGGCACCACGGCGGGAGGCAATCCCGGTGTGGACGGCGCGGTGGTCCGCATCAACGGCCGGCCCCACCGGTGCTCGATCCTCGACATCGGCGACGTGGCCGGCACCGCCGTGGCCACCAACGGAATGAACGTGCGCAAGCGCGGTCGGACCACCGAGCTGACCCAGGGCGTCGTCCAATCCGTCAACGCCACCATCGTGGTGCCGTACGGCGATGGGATCGGGGACGTCACCCTGCACGACCAGATCCTCATCCGCGGCACACCGCAGCCCAACGGCGTCTTCGGGCTGGGCGGCGACTCCGGCTCCGTCGTGGTCAACGGAGACCGCGAGGTCGTCGGTCTCTACTTCGCCGGGAACGACGCGGCCCCGGGCATGCCCGAAGGGGTGATCGGGGTCGCCAACCCCATCGCCGCGGTGCTGGCGGCGTTGAACGTGCGCATGTGCGTGCCCAAGGCCAAGGAGAAGCTGGAGAAGTTCGAGAAGGCCGAGAAGCTCGAGAAGATCGAGCTGAAGTTCGAAGGCAAGCACGAGCTGAAGGAGGTCCTGGAGAAGCACCGCTTCAAGGACGTCAAGGACCTCATCAAGGAGATCCGCAAGGAGTTCAAGGAGCCCAAGGAGATCTTCGAGGGCGGACCCAAGGAGTTCTTCGAGAACGATCCCAAGGGGATCGTGGAGGACAAGCCGGGCGAGTTCCCGGGCCTGCCCGGGGGTCCGGGCGGTCCGTTCGGACGTGGCTCCGACCTCGAAGCACGCCTCCAGGCGCTCGAGCAGGCGCTGGGGCTGCTCGGCCCCTCCGCGACCAAGCCGCCGGCCCGGGAGCTCAAGGCCTTCAAGGAGAAGCCGGAGAAGCGGGAGATCAAGGAGTGGAAGGAGTTCAAGGAGCCGGTCAAGGAGAAGCTCGAGAAGCTGGAGAAGCCGGAGAAGTTGGAGAAGCCCGAGAAATCCGAGAAGCTGGAGAAGCCCGAGCGCAAGGAGCTCAAGGACCAGCGCAAGGAGTTCAAGGAGTGGAAGGAGCCCAAGGAGCTGATCGAGGAGAAGGCGCTCGACAAGCCCGGTGAGGGACCGGGCCCTCTGCTGGGCGGGGGCAGCGGCGCCCCGACGGGGGACCCACTCGAGGAGCGCCTCGCGCGCCTGGAGGCTGCGCTCGGCAATCTGGCCCACTTCATCGGTCCGGAGCTGCGACCTGACCTCAGCGCGGGCGCGCTCCACCAGGAGCCGGACGCGCAACGCGCGCGGCGCGGGCGCCTGCAGAAGGACGCCACGGACAGCAAGCAGGCCAAGGACCAGAAGGACGCCGAGAAGCTCGGCGAACGCTGACCCGACGTCGGGGAGGCGGTCCCATCGGACCGCCTCCCCCTTCGCCTACGGAGGTGTGCGATGTGGTTGATCCTGAGCGCCGGGCCGGACGCATCCGCG is from Gemmatimonadota bacterium and encodes:
- the thiC gene encoding phosphomethylpyrimidine synthase ThiC, which gives rise to MSRDTHVLDHVTALNEEVTRPFPRSRKIHVPGSRPDLLVAMREVELDPTPSSFGAEENPPVTLYDTSGPYTDPDAAIDLTRGLPALRQGWIEERADTETLDGPTSRYGQERGSDPDLRHLHFQLRRTPRRARAGRRVTQMHYARAGVVTPEMEYVAVRESQRIAELRERVAATESGARLVAQHPGQPFGARVPDVITPEFVRDEIARGRAILPANVNHPELEPMIIGRNFKVKINANIGNSAVTSSIAEEVEKMVWATRWGADTLMDLSTGKNIHETREWILRNCPVPVGTVPIYQALEKVGGVPEELTWEIFRDTLIEQAEQGVDYFTIHAGVLLRYVPLTAVRTTGIVSRGGSIIAKWCLAHHRENFLYTHWDDICEIMAAYDVSFSIGDGLRPGSIADANDEAQFAELKTQGELTRRAWAFDVQVMNEGPGHVPMHMIQENMAKQLEWCDEAPFYTLGPLTTDIAPGYDHITSGIGAAMIGWYGTAMLCYVTPKEHLGLPDKHDVREGIVTYRIAAHAADLAKGHPGAQIRDNALSKARFEFRWNDQFNLALDPERAREFHDQTLPKESSKVAHFCSMCGPKFCSMRITQDVRDYARAKGLETVHAIEAGLDEKAREFVESGAEIYRDV
- a CDS encoding calcium/sodium antiporter; the protein is MGMAFAMVGLGLVVLVLGAEVLVRGASRLAARFGVTPLVIGLTVVAFGTSAPELAVNLQAAFAGQGSVGLGNVLGSNVFNTLLILGLAATFAPLRVQASLVRFEVPLVLVASVGAYTLAIDHVVSRADGILLLLGMVGYSLFMLGSTEEEAGTTAAVEGTGEERESGAGEAARPIPGHVPAAAVDPAASSARAPGAPMRVSVLLVLGGLVLLVGGSRALVWGAVRIAESWGVSPLLIGLTIVAGGTSLPELATSVVASLRGQIDIAVGNVLGSNLFNLLFVLGGTATIQSGGIDVPDPVLAFDFPVLLGVAVACFPIFLTRLEISRREGVVFVLYYGVYLLYLILDATGHALFGGYRAALLFFVLPLTALILALTSLGAWRERRAADAKASSP
- a CDS encoding prepilin-type N-terminal cleavage/methylation domain-containing protein, which produces MRAHGTASPDRGGSQAGFTLLELMVGLVLFSFGTLGLAAMTVGLQRQTTLAQLRTERTAAVVAAVERVRSFDFDSLTAGSQAAGPYKVSWSVAPTGRYVKQVRVITVGPGLAYGPQGAFVDPARADTLDYPVLKP
- a CDS encoding prepilin-type N-terminal cleavage/methylation domain-containing protein, which produces MNRSGFSLVELLVVSAVGGLLLVGVYGTLAAQRHAFTLQSSQVETQQSARAGLDVLLTELRSLSPGGGDVVSMDDDSITVRVMRTAGLICDVTYGGTPVLTALPVGAPFRPGDSLFVFADGDRDVAADDAWIAARAGPVDTLGVCNGAVAQRIDLPGAGPAFAADSVRSGGLVRAFEWRSYGLGLYGGHTYLGTWTPGTSFTPLVGPLDATAGPALRLDYYDALGNPALTPSAVHRIDVLVRAASPAITAAGAPLVDSLVATVFSRN
- a CDS encoding D-aminoacylase — its product is MNAPLRRFALFPVLLLLSACAAMGVGSDPAQTSAPRSGGGSYDLVIEGGRIVDGTGAAWFHGDVAVRGDRIVRVAPPGMLRNVAARDRIDATGLVVAPGFIDIQGQSRSAVLRGDGRLVSKVTQGVTTEILGEGSTDAPVNERILEAGGVRDSAAVARLRRFEGPRGFDAWLRAIEEHGVSTNVGSFVGASTIRTFGRGLAMGAASQSEMEAMQEAVRDAMRDGAFGLASALIYPPGNFAGTEELTLLARAMAPYGGLYITHMRSEADRLLEAIDEAIEIGRRGGVPVEIYHLKAAGRRNWGKAAAAIARIDSARAAGLDVQADMYPYVAGGTGLTACFPPWVSADGRLLQNLRDQNVRARIREEIRANDGSWENLCELATPEGVLLLGFEREGNRGLVGRRLAEVATMMGSDWIDTAMDLVLSEEQRIGTIFFMMDEDNVRLQLQQPWIKFGTDASGVDPDAADGLVHPRAYGTFTRILGRYVRDEGVLPLEDAVRKMSSAVATRLRIRDRGLLTEGFFADIVVFDPETVSDRATYEDPHQLSTGILHVLVNGVPVVRDGSHTGATPGRALRGPGWTGRR